Below is a window of Ahaetulla prasina isolate Xishuangbanna chromosome 1, ASM2864084v1, whole genome shotgun sequence DNA.
TCAGAGGCCTACCAAAGATAAGCTGACCCGTTTGGAGAGGGGCTGGGTCAAAGAGGACGGGGGAGACACAAGGGACTCCCAAACTCagtagtcaccaggagactgggagggttttttttaaatttgaatttatatcccgcccttctccgaagactcagggcggcttacaatgtgtaaggcaatagtctcatccatttgtatattatatacaaagtcaacttgtattgcccccccaataatctgggtcctcattttacctaccttataaaggatggaaggctgagtcaaccttgggcctggtggggcttgaacctgcagtaattgcaggcagctgtgttaatgcattagcctgttgagtcaCACGAGGCCCTCTTGTGGCTCAaaatgggagttctagtcccattttaggcatgaaaggcaactgggtgactttgggccaatcaccaggagatggtgagttctaatcccgctttaggcatgaagcttctgtctcagcccaacccgcctcacagggttgttgttgctgtgggggtaacaggaggaggaagacagaTTCCATATGCTCCCTGCTTTCGGTTATTTATAATAatcataaaggcaggataaaaataaaccaaataaaatcCACCGTAAGAACACGTGTCGTGCAGGAACCAGGACCTGGAGAGCCGAAAGGGGAGTGGGAGCTCCAGTAGGGCTTATGGGGACTGGAGGGGCTCTCGGCCAAAAGGAAAAACCCCACCACCACCTGCACAGTGAGCCCACCAAGAAAAGGCCAGCCTCTCCCAAAAGACCCCCCTGGCCACTgcgtagggttagggttagggtccccACTGAGGGCTTCTGCCGGCTGAACGAGACCAGGAAGAGGGTCCTCCCTTGGTGAGACCACCAGGGCTTAGCTCAGCCTCCCCTTCCTCACAAGGGCCGTGGTCCAACCAGAAACCATTTCCCAGGCTCACCATCCCTCGCTGGGAGCAGAGCAGACCCAGGCTTCACTGCAACACACAAGGGAGCCCTTGCGTTGACCACCCAACCAACATAGCtgcacgggtagtcctcgacttacaacagttcatttagtgaccgctcaaagttacaacagcactgagaaaaaggACTGTTTGTCACCTTTGTAGCATCTacacggtcacgtgatccaaattcagacgctcggcaactggttcgcatttatgacggctgcagtgtcccggggtcacgtgatccccttctgcgaccttctgacaggccaaGGCaatggggggagccagattcacttaacaaccgggttaccgcagtgattcgcttcatgaccgaggcaagaaaggtggcaaggctcccttaacaaccgtctcgcttagcaacagaaatatgggggctccgttgtggttgcaagttgaggattacccgCGTAACAGTCGGTCCCCCTCCCAGCTCCCGGACCCCGGGGAGACCCAACGCCAGCCCTGGAGGGTAGGGCCCAAACCTTCCCCCAACCCCAAACTGGACTGCAGTTCTCCAGAAAACGCCAAGGCTGATGGGCAATGGAGTCCCTCCCagtggggagggtgggaggaagccCAGGAGACATTACCTTGGATGTGATATAGAACAGCCGCCCGCAGGTCAAACTCCCCACAGCTGGCTTTCCGTTCTAGGCTGCCGGGGCGCCTCTGCTCTTTGGTGGAGACTAACAAAGTGTTCGTAGGCGAAGACAGGTGGCTGTCTACGTGATAGTCCTTGGCGAGGAACACAAAGGCCCCCGGGGGCCCCAGCTCAGCCTGGGGCAGGCCCCCCGGCAAGTGAGGCTCTAACAAGAGGTCGCTCTCCTCCCCAGTGGCCCCCATCTTTAAGAGTCCGCCCAACAGCTGGGGACTAGTCCGTTTGGCCAGCTCATAGGCCTTGGGGAAGGCCGGCTGTTCGGGTCCAGCGGAAGACGCCTCAGCCCCCTGAGGAACCGACGTGGTGGGGGAGGACCCCTGGAAGGTCACTTCGGCCACCTTGCTGTCCGTCGGGTTCCTGGGCGAAGTCTCCGGGCCCGCGCTGGGCTCGTTTATAAAGGACAACCCCCACCGGTTCTGGAAGATATCGCCGAGGTTTTGCTGCGTGGCCAGGAACGGAGACTCGGCCTGGGGCGCCACGCTGAACAGGCTGTGCATGTTTGACGGGTAGATGAAAAGGCTCGACTTCTGCGGGTCCATGGCGACTGCGGAGGGACCAGCGTCCTGGGCCGCCAGTTTGGAAGAAGACGAAAGGACAGTACTAGCAGCTGGCACCAGCAGGGCCTGGACCCCGGCCGGACACACCCCACGGTCAGCCCCGGCCAAGATGGGCCCGTTGGAAAAGCTGGCCGATGTAACAGACTTCATGGCGGACATGGGGACCTGGGAGAGGCGGTTGGAAGTCTGGACTGGGACCTCGCCCGTAGAAGACGAacacaaggaggaggaagaggaggaggaggaagaggaggaggaggaagaggaggaggacagagAAGGAGCTGCCTTGTTGAGGTTCTCTTTCACTTTGCTTGCATAACTGATTTTGGGAACGATCTTCGCGCTGCTGTTATCCACGGGGAAAACCGGGGGCGGCTTAAAGAGGGTCCAAGAATCTTCCTTCGAGGATGACACCAAGACGTGCTTCCCCTTGGGACGCTCCTCAAACTTTTTGCCGGCCGGTCCGACTTTGGCCTCCGCTGCCTTCCGGAGCATGTCCCCAACTCCGCTTGGCTTCCCACGGCCCACCCCCAG
It encodes the following:
- the NUFIP2 gene encoding FMR1-interacting protein NUFIP2; amino-acid sequence: CLAGRGRKGRRRRPPFRARQPGAAGGRAGGKAAGARWRRPPRRSASTARAAPRARQAPRGPAPPGEGHGAADYGELNGTVGERDPFLTSPAAGDSSGPISVVPNGSQPGRELSLALKQTAKGGMFVKAGLKTKTFSLKNSLDRKNERCHESRARDGQSWDKTEMHPVPNGIVADGSEYLANGCIGKGADNDGSGSESGYTTPKKRKGRRNSAKGCENLSLGQEKVVPCSPVPALKLETDPFRADGGDPKTDTRPDGLKPAWKCEQPGGLGVGRGKPSGVGDMLRKAAEAKVGPAGKKFEERPKGKHVLVSSSKEDSWTLFKPPPVFPVDNSSAKIVPKISYASKVKENLNKAAPSLSSSSSSSSSSSSSSSSSLCSSSTGEVPVQTSNRLSQVPMSAMKSVTSASFSNGPILAGADRGVCPAGVQALLVPAASTVLSSSSKLAAQDAGPSAVAMDPQKSSLFIYPSNMHSLFSVAPQAESPFLATQQNLGDIFQNRWGLSFINEPSAGPETSPRNPTDSKVAEVTFQGSSPTTSVPQGAEASSAGPEQPAFPKAYELAKRTSPQLLGGLLKMGATGEESDLLLEPHLPGGLPQAELGPPGAFVFLAKDYHVDSHLSSPTNTLLVSTKEQRRPGSLERKASCGEFDLRAAVLYHIQEMESICNLQKRDPKRIITYTEALDTPST